The following are encoded in a window of Vespa crabro chromosome 2, iyVesCrab1.2, whole genome shotgun sequence genomic DNA:
- the LOC124422217 gene encoding gamma-tubulin complex component 2-like isoform X1, whose amino-acid sequence MSEFKVHHLIVELIGLLGSTAAPEKFVERLQKESTVTTGALNVIASQSCVRRLTKASPFPELFLQKYEELKSKKVDLLGPFMQLLEYISGDKELRTCLAKHATVLSAPKTSPITKEDLPQICKNVIKAAVEGERKLNKQVVSVVKKSDAALKHNWITERPRMSWDFHIEGNTGPCQKVVPIVSQESILLWDVLYCLKGIDGTYIVSEPLTNSYGVRTFSISSDVGISFKQMVQQILPLASYYSMTIRFVEEKVSSEDGQVNHALRGAIRCLLKDYLLFIVQLEMEHIRNKLNLQKLWFYIQSTMSTMFILSQITSTICKANARGGKVLSLLHEQANNISGEPKSKELCLFLIHAASVPYMQILEKWVYKGVIRDPYEEFLVEDNELIQREELPVDYSADYWEKRYTMRPERIPIFLSDHAQTILRTGKYFNVIRQCGKTIKWGKQEPFTYQHKGQQYIAAIDRAYSEAAKTLLEVLMEENDLMGRLRSVKSYFLLAQGDFVVQFMNLCEAELNKNMYDIVLHRIASLLEVALRMSTADLDPYKDDLKPELLPYDLQFQMFRILSIQTREEREYCFQADKTLTGLEAFVFNYEVKWPVSLIINRKAIACYQMLFRHLLHCKYIERILCRVWISNKIAKTFTHEVAMAYRQSFSLRQRMLDCIQHLEYYMMVEVIEPNWLTFINKMSKVCNVDEVLSVHQDLQDSYLKECMLTDPDLLGCITGICATCIEFCNFMQRMSRYYIDAELTSMIGTNQDDVYESEVEAGSISKNCTPSFEETILSLDNKFTEALMRLLDRICDLGCDNNNEKLLNVLCRLDFNLFYTKILVQREKDKTVTQQDVSG is encoded by the exons ATGAGTGAGTTTAAAGTTCATCATCTAATAGTGGAATTAATTGGTTTATTAGG aTCCACAGCTGCACCAGAAAAGTTTGTAGAAagattacaaaaagaaagtacTGTAACCACAGGAGCCTTAAACGTTATTGCCTCTCAGAGTTGTGTTCGTCGTTTAACTAAAGCTTCACCATTTCCAGAATTGTTCTTACAAAAATACGAAGAACTTAAATCTAAAAA GGTAGATTTATTAGGCCCATTTATGCAACTTTTGGAATATATATCTGGAGATAAAGAATTAAGAACTTGTTTGGCGAAACACGCAACCGTATTATCAGCACCTAAAACTTCTCCTATTACAAAAGAAGACTTACCACAG AtttgtaaaaatgtaataaaggcTGCtgtagaaggagaaagaaaattaaataagcaAGTTGTTTCAGTCGTTAAAAAAAGTGATGCTGCTTTGAAACATAATTGGATAACAGAAAGACCGCGTATGTCTTGGGACTTTCATATCGAAGGAAATACAGGACCATGTCAAA AAGTCGTACCAATTGTATCTCAAGAGTCTATACTCCTCTGGGATGTTTTATATTGTTTGAAAGGTATAGATGGAACTTACATTGTTTCCGAACCTTTAACAAATTCTTATGGTGTTAGAACATTCAGTATATCATCTGATGTTG GAATATCTTTTAAACAAATGGTTCAACAAATACTTCCCTTGGCATCTTATTACTCTATGACAATTAGGTTCGTTGAAGAAAAAGTTTCATCAGAAGATGGGCAAGTGAATCATGCCTTAAGAGGAGCTATAAGATgtttattaaaagattatttg TTATTTATTGTACAATTGGAAATGGAACATATTCGTAACAAACTTAATTTGCAGAAATTATGGTTCTATATTCAATCTACTATGTCCACTATGTTTATACTATCACAAATTACATCCACAATATGCAAG GCAAATGCTCGAGGTGGAAAAGTATTAAGTCTTCTTCATGAACAAGCAAATAATATAAGTGGTGAACCAAAATCCAAagaattatgtttatttttaatccatGCAGCTAGTGTTCCTTATATgcaaatattagaaaaatgggTTTATAAAGGTGTAATTCGTGATCCATATGAAGAA TTTCTTGTAGAAGATAATGAGCTTATTCAACGAGAAGAACTTCCTGTAGATTACTCTGCAGATTATTGGGAAAAGAGGTATACAATGAGACCAGAAAGAATTCCAATATTCTTAAGTGATCATGCTCAAACAATTCTTAGAAcgggaaaatattttaatgtaatcAGACAATGTG gaaaaacaataaaatgggGTAAACAAGAACCTTTTACTTATCAGCATAAAGGACAACAATATATTGCTGCAATAGATAGAGCATATTCAGAAGCAGCAAAGACTTTATTAGAAGTCTTGATGGAAGAGAATGATTTAATGGGTAGATTACGTAGCGTGaaaagttattttcttttagctCAAGGAGATTTTGTG GTCCAATTTATGAATTTGTGTGAGGCCGAATTGAACAAAAATATGTACGATATTGTTCTACATCGTATAGCATCTCTTCTTGAAGTTGCTTTACGTATGTCTACTGCTGATTTAGATCCATACAAAGATGATCTAAAGCCAGAACTTCTTCCTTATGATCTACAGTTTCAAATGTTTAGAATACTTTCTATACAGACGCGAGAAGAAAGag aaTATTGCTTTCAAGCAGATAAAACATTAACTGGATTAGAAgcatttgtatttaattatgaaGTCAAGTGGCCtgtttctttaattataaacaGAAAAGCAATTGCATGCTATCAAATGTTATTTAGACATTTGTtacattgtaaatatattgaaagaatCCTATGTag AGTATGGATCAGTAATAAAATAGCAAAAACCTTCACACATGAAGTAGCTATGGCATATAGACAGTCATTTTCACTAAGGCAACGGATGCTAGATTGTATTCAACATTTGGAATATTATATGATGGTTGAAGTTATAGAACCAAATTGGTTaacattcataaataaaatgagcaaa gttTGTAATGTTGATGAAGTTCTTAGTGTCCATCAAGATTTACAAGATAGTTATTTAAAAGAGTGTATGCTAACTGATCCTGATCTTCTTGGTTGTATTACTGGAATTTGTGCAACTTGCATTGAATTTTGCAACTTCATGCAG CGTATGAGCCGTTACTACATAGATGCTGAATTGACTTCCATGATTGGTACCAATCAAGATGATGTCTATGAATCTGAg gtGGAAGCTGGTTCAATCTCAAAAAATTGTACACCAAGCTTTGAAGAAACTATTCTTTCATTGGATAACAAATTTACAGAAGCATTAATGCGTTTATTAGATAGAATTTGTGATTTAGgttgtgataataataatgaaaaactaCTTAATGTTCTTTGCCG gctggatttcaatttgttttataCCAAAATTTTGGTtcaacgagagaaagataaaactgTCACACAACAAGATGTTTCTGGATAG
- the LOC124422217 gene encoding gamma-tubulin complex component 2-like isoform X2, with the protein MSEFKVHHLIVELIGLLGSTAAPEKFVERLQKESTVTTGALNVIASQSCVRRLTKASPFPELFLQKYEELKSKKVDLLGPFMQLLEYISGDKELRTCLAKHATVLSAPKTSPITKEDLPQICKNVIKAAVEGERKLNKQVVSVVKKSDAALKHNWITERPRMSWDFHIEGNTGPCQKVVPIVSQESILLWDVLYCLKGIDGTYIVSEPLTNSYGVRTFSISSDVGISFKQMVQQILPLASYYSMTIRFVEEKVSSEDGQVNHALRGAIRCLLKDYLLFIVQLEMEHIRNKLNLQKLWFYIQSTMSTMFILSQITSTICKANARGGKVLSLLHEQANNISGEPKSKELCLFLIHAASVPYMQILEKWVYKGVIRDPYEEFLVEDNELIQREELPVDYSADYWEKRYTMRPERIPIFLSDHAQTILRTGKYFNVIRQCGKTIKWGKQEPFTYQHKGQQYIAAIDRAYSEAAKTLLEVLMEENDLMGRLRSVKSYFLLAQGDFVVQFMNLCEAELNKNMYDIVLHRIASLLEVALRMSTADLDPYKDDLKPELLPYDLQFQMFRILSIQTREEREYCFQADKTLTGLEAFVFNYEVKWPVSLIINRKAIACYQMLFRHLLHCKYIERILCRVWISNKIAKTFTHEVAMAYRQSFSLRQRMLDCIQHLEYYMMVEVIEPNWLTFINKMSKVCNVDEVLSVHQDLQDSYLKECMLTDPDLLGCITGICATCIEFCNFMQVEAGSISKNCTPSFEETILSLDNKFTEALMRLLDRICDLGCDNNNEKLLNVLCRLDFNLFYTKILVQREKDKTVTQQDVSG; encoded by the exons ATGAGTGAGTTTAAAGTTCATCATCTAATAGTGGAATTAATTGGTTTATTAGG aTCCACAGCTGCACCAGAAAAGTTTGTAGAAagattacaaaaagaaagtacTGTAACCACAGGAGCCTTAAACGTTATTGCCTCTCAGAGTTGTGTTCGTCGTTTAACTAAAGCTTCACCATTTCCAGAATTGTTCTTACAAAAATACGAAGAACTTAAATCTAAAAA GGTAGATTTATTAGGCCCATTTATGCAACTTTTGGAATATATATCTGGAGATAAAGAATTAAGAACTTGTTTGGCGAAACACGCAACCGTATTATCAGCACCTAAAACTTCTCCTATTACAAAAGAAGACTTACCACAG AtttgtaaaaatgtaataaaggcTGCtgtagaaggagaaagaaaattaaataagcaAGTTGTTTCAGTCGTTAAAAAAAGTGATGCTGCTTTGAAACATAATTGGATAACAGAAAGACCGCGTATGTCTTGGGACTTTCATATCGAAGGAAATACAGGACCATGTCAAA AAGTCGTACCAATTGTATCTCAAGAGTCTATACTCCTCTGGGATGTTTTATATTGTTTGAAAGGTATAGATGGAACTTACATTGTTTCCGAACCTTTAACAAATTCTTATGGTGTTAGAACATTCAGTATATCATCTGATGTTG GAATATCTTTTAAACAAATGGTTCAACAAATACTTCCCTTGGCATCTTATTACTCTATGACAATTAGGTTCGTTGAAGAAAAAGTTTCATCAGAAGATGGGCAAGTGAATCATGCCTTAAGAGGAGCTATAAGATgtttattaaaagattatttg TTATTTATTGTACAATTGGAAATGGAACATATTCGTAACAAACTTAATTTGCAGAAATTATGGTTCTATATTCAATCTACTATGTCCACTATGTTTATACTATCACAAATTACATCCACAATATGCAAG GCAAATGCTCGAGGTGGAAAAGTATTAAGTCTTCTTCATGAACAAGCAAATAATATAAGTGGTGAACCAAAATCCAAagaattatgtttatttttaatccatGCAGCTAGTGTTCCTTATATgcaaatattagaaaaatgggTTTATAAAGGTGTAATTCGTGATCCATATGAAGAA TTTCTTGTAGAAGATAATGAGCTTATTCAACGAGAAGAACTTCCTGTAGATTACTCTGCAGATTATTGGGAAAAGAGGTATACAATGAGACCAGAAAGAATTCCAATATTCTTAAGTGATCATGCTCAAACAATTCTTAGAAcgggaaaatattttaatgtaatcAGACAATGTG gaaaaacaataaaatgggGTAAACAAGAACCTTTTACTTATCAGCATAAAGGACAACAATATATTGCTGCAATAGATAGAGCATATTCAGAAGCAGCAAAGACTTTATTAGAAGTCTTGATGGAAGAGAATGATTTAATGGGTAGATTACGTAGCGTGaaaagttattttcttttagctCAAGGAGATTTTGTG GTCCAATTTATGAATTTGTGTGAGGCCGAATTGAACAAAAATATGTACGATATTGTTCTACATCGTATAGCATCTCTTCTTGAAGTTGCTTTACGTATGTCTACTGCTGATTTAGATCCATACAAAGATGATCTAAAGCCAGAACTTCTTCCTTATGATCTACAGTTTCAAATGTTTAGAATACTTTCTATACAGACGCGAGAAGAAAGag aaTATTGCTTTCAAGCAGATAAAACATTAACTGGATTAGAAgcatttgtatttaattatgaaGTCAAGTGGCCtgtttctttaattataaacaGAAAAGCAATTGCATGCTATCAAATGTTATTTAGACATTTGTtacattgtaaatatattgaaagaatCCTATGTag AGTATGGATCAGTAATAAAATAGCAAAAACCTTCACACATGAAGTAGCTATGGCATATAGACAGTCATTTTCACTAAGGCAACGGATGCTAGATTGTATTCAACATTTGGAATATTATATGATGGTTGAAGTTATAGAACCAAATTGGTTaacattcataaataaaatgagcaaa gttTGTAATGTTGATGAAGTTCTTAGTGTCCATCAAGATTTACAAGATAGTTATTTAAAAGAGTGTATGCTAACTGATCCTGATCTTCTTGGTTGTATTACTGGAATTTGTGCAACTTGCATTGAATTTTGCAACTTCATGCAG gtGGAAGCTGGTTCAATCTCAAAAAATTGTACACCAAGCTTTGAAGAAACTATTCTTTCATTGGATAACAAATTTACAGAAGCATTAATGCGTTTATTAGATAGAATTTGTGATTTAGgttgtgataataataatgaaaaactaCTTAATGTTCTTTGCCG gctggatttcaatttgttttataCCAAAATTTTGGTtcaacgagagaaagataaaactgTCACACAACAAGATGTTTCTGGATAG
- the LOC124422216 gene encoding transient receptor potential cation channel protein painless, which produces MDSEEEILQMHLLREHNQPVAGIQILYKLLMESLRVNDLRTFKNLLGQTSKKQQSIVNVNYVYPNRSEETLLDVACKSGRAEFVELLLENGANPNRVNEAHNRSPIHFAVENGHVTTLKVLLSNRMINPNIEAAQQTALHMAVKKNHLECAELLLENGASPNIPNNKGLTALHLAAMKGQRDMVNVIQQKSKQSLDLDSYKDYNGQMTREVLKKQLPDMILPPARTRDLSVHNLRYFLNANDEINFLRYLEKFNNDSLINDINELLEMATERNFYRIVKELLDRTHGETLDLSKAAIIAIQQANCDILRELLKHDSELANELIIDACLELGMPEKQRSDVTDRLKCLKLILDQDNIDVRCTDNKGNTPLHYAARAGSREAVSLLLEKGSYIGHMNKFNVPPIADIPLNTLVEYFDDCLQTRKERTNEYTIEFNYRCLMPHDTSHMRDRSAKSSYVSPKYCEMDTFRYMSENSALKYLLKHPLLSSFLHLKWYRIRHLFYLNFAFYVIFYILLNTYILRMTYGITSNETDTKLNESNDKELKYIVYTGWQRGDLLWVMTSVALFFLAIREIIQLVSSPCYYISSLENWLEMILIILGSCLLNGAGPEVGAVAILVSAWEVVILIGQYPRMSTGIQMFKTVSWNFMRFLFLYAFLILAFALAFFTLFKDGGDENFPDPGHSLFKTIIMLTGEFDADDIPFMSHPVLSRFVFVLFVFLIAIVLFNLLNGLAVSDTADILGKAELIGLISRIRLISYIENVATGAPFLHKSRFLSGISSYTCNPLGFLVKRIFLFPNYLKDGKLIVKSHDNFEVCCPDNCYGRCLSPNVSNTDSPILRIDSYVVKKAKEILLRKKQISENEKVFAMLEQMAEKLATIESTLNIVKCAMENNNLNIEIQDSIQESM; this is translated from the exons ATGGATTCAGAAGAAGAGATATTACAGATGCATTTATTACGTGAACACAATCAACCTGTTGCAGGAATACAAATACTGTACAAACTTTTAATGGAGAGTTTACGAGTAAACGATTTAAGAACTTTTAAAAATCTTCTTGGGCAAACTTCGAAAAAGCAACAATCAATCGTCAACGTGAATTACGTTTATCCAAATCGTTCAGAAGAAACTTTATTAGATGTTGCATGTAAAAGTGGGCGAGCAGAGTtcgttgaattattattagaaaacgGTGCAAATCCGAATAGAGTTAACGAGGCTCATAATCGTTCACCTATTCATTTCGCCGTTGAAAATGGACACGTAACTACGttgaaagtattattaagtAACCGTATGATCAATCCAAACATAGAAGCTGCTCAACAAACGGCACTTCATATGGCTGTTAAAAAAAACCATTTAGAATGTGCCGAATTACTTCTTGAGAATGGTGCAAGTCCTAACATCCCTAATAACAAAGGTCTTACAGCCCTTCACTTGGCTGCTATGAAAGGTCAAAGAGATATGGTCAATGTGATACAACAAAAGAGCAAACAATCTCTTGATTTGGATAGTTATAAAGATTACAATGGTCAAATGACTCGTGAAGTTTTGAAGAAACAATTACCTGACATGATATTACCACCAGCAAGAACAAGAGATCTTTCGGTTCACAATCTTCGATATTTTCTCAATGCAAATGATGAAATCAATTTCTTAAGATAtctagaaaaatttaataacgattctttaattaatgatatcaatgagTTACTAGAAATGGCAACCGAACGTAATTTTTACAGAATCGTTAAAGAATTACTTGATAGAACGCATGGAGAAACACTTGACTTGTCGAAAGCAGCTATTATAGCCATACAACAAGCTAATTGCGATATTTTACGTGAATTACTAAAACACGATAGCGAACTTGCTAATGAACTTATTATCGATGCTTGTTTAGAACTTGGAATGCCTGAGAAACAGCGATCGGACGTGACTGATCGTCTAAAATGTTTGAAATTGATTCTTGATCAAGATAATATTGATGTCCGTTGTACGGACA aCAAAGGAAATACACCGTTGCATTATGCAGCAAGAGCAGGTTCTCGCGAAGCAGTgagtttattattagaaaaaggaAGTTACATAGGACATATGAATAAATTCAATGTACCACCGATTGCTGACATTCCATTAAACACTTTAGTCGAATATTTCGATGATTGCCTTCAAACAAGAAAGGAACGTACGAATGAGTATACTATCGAGTTTAATTATCGATGTTTAATGCCTCACGATACATCTCACATGCGAGATCGAAGTGCGAAAAGTTCTTACGTTTCTCCCAAATATTGCGAGATGGATACGTTTCGATATATGTCTGAAAATAGTGCGTTAAAATATCTTCTAAAACATCCACTTTTATCGTCCTTTTTGCATCTTAAATGGTATAGGATACGACAtctcttttatcttaattttgctttttacgtaatattttacatattactCAATACATACATTTTACGTATGACATATGGTATAACATCTAATGAGACCGACACAAAACTAAACGAAAGCAATGACAAAGAGTTGAAATATATCGTGTACACTGGATGGCAAAGAGGGGATCTATTATGGGTCATGACATCAGTAGCCTTGTTTTTTCTTGCCATCAGAGAGATCATACAATTAGTTTCTTCACCTTGTTACTATATATCTAGTTTAGAAAACTGGTTAGAAATGATCCTGATCATTTTAGGTTCGTGTTTATTAAATGGGGCTGGTCCGGAAGTCGGAGCAGTGGCTATATTAGTATCAGCGTGGGAAGTTGTTATTCTAATTGGACAATATCCAAGAATGTCTACAGGTATTCAAATGTTCAAGACAGTATCATGGAACTTCATgcgttttctatttctttatgcTTTTCTTATCTTAGCCTTTGCTCTTGCGTTCTTTACTCTCTTTAAGGATGGTGGCGATGAGAATTTTCCCGATCCAGGACACTCACTTTTTAAAACTATAATTATGCTTACCGGAGAGTTCGATGCCGATGATATACCCTTCATGTCGCATCCAGTACTCAGTCGTTTTGTTTTCGTATTATTTGTATTCTTAATAGCCATCGTATTGTTTAATCTGCTAAATGGTTTAGCAGTCAGCGATACCGCTGACATTCTTGGAAAGGCTGAACTTATCGGCTTGATTTCCAGAATACGTCTCATTTCTTATATCGAAAATGTTGCTACAGGCGCACCTTTTTTACATAAATCACGATTTTTATCTGGCATAAGTTCATATACATGTAATCCATTAGGTTTTCtcgtaaaaagaatttttttgtttcctaaTTATTTAAAGGATGGAAAACTTATTGTTAAATCTCATGATAATTTTGAAGTTTGTTGTCCCGATAATTGTTATGGAAGATGTTTATCTCCTAATGTTTCTAATACGGATTCACCTATTTTAAGGATAGATTCATATGTCGTTAAAAAAgctaaagaaattttattgcgTAAGAAACAGATAtcggaaaatgaaaaagtattcGCTATGTTAGAACAAATGGCTGAAAAATTGGCTACAATCGAATCGACACTAAATATAGTTAAATGTgcaatggaaaataataatcttaatatagaaatacaaGATTCAATTCAAGAgtcaatgtaa